A DNA window from Macaca fascicularis isolate 582-1 chromosome 18, T2T-MFA8v1.1 contains the following coding sequences:
- the LOC102129780 gene encoding serpin B8 isoform X1: MDDLCEANGTFAISLFKILGEEDNSRNVFFSPMSISSALAMVFMGAKGSTAAQMSQALCLYKDGDIHQGFRSLLSEVNRTGTQYLLRTANRLFGEKTCDFLPDFKESCQKFYQAELEELSFAEDTEECRKHINDWVAEKTEGKISEVLDAGTVGPLTKLVLVNAIYFKGKWNEQFDRKYTRGMLFKTNEEKKTVQMMFKEAKFKMGYVDEVHTQVLELPYVEEELSMIILLPDDDTDLAVVEKALTYEKFKAWTNSEKLTKSKVQVFLPRLKLEESYDLEPFLRRLGMIDAFDEAKADFSGMSTKKNVPVSKVAHKCFVEVNEEGTEAAAATAVVRNSRCSRMEPRFCADHPFLFFVRHHKTNGIFFCGRFSSP; encoded by the exons ATGGATGACCTCTGTGAAGCAAATGGCACTTTTGCCATcagcttatttaaaatattagggGAAGAGGACAACTCAAGAAATGTATTCTTCTCTCCCATGAGCATCTCCTCTGCCCTGGCCATGGTCTTCATGGGGGCAAAGGGAAGCACCGCAGCCCAGATGTCCCAG GCACTTTGTTTGTACAAGGACGGAGATATTCACCAAGGTTTCCGGTCACTTCTCAGTGAAGTTAACAGAACTGGCACTCAGTACTTGCTTAGAACTGCCAACAGGCTCTTTGGAGAAAAGACGTGTGATTTCCTTCCA GACTTTAAAGAATCCTGTCAGAAGTTCTATCAGGCAGAGCTGGAGGAGCTGTCCTTTGCTGAAGACACGGAAGAGTGCAGGAAACATATAAATGACTGGGTGGCAGAAAAGACTGAAG GTAAGATTTCAGAGGTACTGGATGCTGGGACAGTCGGTCCCCTGACAAAGCTGGTCCTTGTGAATGCCATCTATTTCAAGGGAAAGTGGAATGAGCAATTTGACAGAAAGTACACAAGGGGGATGCTCTTTAAAACCAATGAG gaaaaaaagacagTGCAGATGATGTTTAAGGAAGCTAAATTTAAAATGGGGTATGTGGACGAGGTGCACACCCAGGTCCTGGAGCTGCCATATGTGGAAGAGGAGCTGAGCATGATCATTCTGCTTCCCGATGATGACACGGACCTCGCTGTG GTGGAAAAAGCACTTACATATGAGAAATTCAAAGCCTGGACAAATTCAGAAAAGTTGACAAAAAGTAAGGTTCAAGTTTTCCTTCCCAGATTAAAGCTGGAGGAGAGTTATGACTTGGAGCCTTTCCTTCGAAGGTTAGGAATGATCGATGCTTTTGATGAAGCCAAGGCAGACTTTTCTGGAATGTCAACTAAGAAGAATGTGCCTGTGTCCAAGGTTGCCCACAAGTGCTTTGTGGAGGTCAATGAGGAAGGCACAGAGGCTGCCGCAGCCACTGCTGTGGTCAGGAATTCCCGGTGTAGCAGAATGGAGCCAAGATTCTGTGCAGACCACCCTTTCCTTTTCTTCGTCAGGCACCACAAAACCAACGGCATCTTTTTCTGTGGCAGGTTCTCTTCTCCGTAA
- the LOC102129780 gene encoding serpin B8 isoform X3 — MLFKTNEEKKTVQMMFKEAKFKMGYVDEVHTQVLELPYVEEELSMIILLPDDDTDLAVVEKALTYEKFKAWTNSEKLTKSKVQVFLPRLKLEESYDLEPFLRRLGMIDAFDEAKADFSGMSTKKNVPVSKVAHKCFVEVNEEGTEAAAATAVVRNSRCSRMEPRFCADHPFLFFVRHHKTNGIFFCGRFSSP, encoded by the exons ATGCTCTTTAAAACCAATGAG gaaaaaaagacagTGCAGATGATGTTTAAGGAAGCTAAATTTAAAATGGGGTATGTGGACGAGGTGCACACCCAGGTCCTGGAGCTGCCATATGTGGAAGAGGAGCTGAGCATGATCATTCTGCTTCCCGATGATGACACGGACCTCGCTGTG GTGGAAAAAGCACTTACATATGAGAAATTCAAAGCCTGGACAAATTCAGAAAAGTTGACAAAAAGTAAGGTTCAAGTTTTCCTTCCCAGATTAAAGCTGGAGGAGAGTTATGACTTGGAGCCTTTCCTTCGAAGGTTAGGAATGATCGATGCTTTTGATGAAGCCAAGGCAGACTTTTCTGGAATGTCAACTAAGAAGAATGTGCCTGTGTCCAAGGTTGCCCACAAGTGCTTTGTGGAGGTCAATGAGGAAGGCACAGAGGCTGCCGCAGCCACTGCTGTGGTCAGGAATTCCCGGTGTAGCAGAATGGAGCCAAGATTCTGTGCAGACCACCCTTTCCTTTTCTTCGTCAGGCACCACAAAACCAACGGCATCTTTTTCTGTGGCAGGTTCTCTTCTCCGTAA
- the LOC102129780 gene encoding serpin B8 isoform X2: MTGWQKRLKEKKTVQMMFKEAKFKMGYVDEVHTQVLELPYVEEELSMIILLPDDDTDLAVVEKALTYEKFKAWTNSEKLTKSKVQVFLPRLKLEESYDLEPFLRRLGMIDAFDEAKADFSGMSTKKNVPVSKVAHKCFVEVNEEGTEAAAATAVVRNSRCSRMEPRFCADHPFLFFVRHHKTNGIFFCGRFSSP; encoded by the exons ATGACTGGGTGGCAGAAAAGACTGAAG gaaaaaaagacagTGCAGATGATGTTTAAGGAAGCTAAATTTAAAATGGGGTATGTGGACGAGGTGCACACCCAGGTCCTGGAGCTGCCATATGTGGAAGAGGAGCTGAGCATGATCATTCTGCTTCCCGATGATGACACGGACCTCGCTGTG GTGGAAAAAGCACTTACATATGAGAAATTCAAAGCCTGGACAAATTCAGAAAAGTTGACAAAAAGTAAGGTTCAAGTTTTCCTTCCCAGATTAAAGCTGGAGGAGAGTTATGACTTGGAGCCTTTCCTTCGAAGGTTAGGAATGATCGATGCTTTTGATGAAGCCAAGGCAGACTTTTCTGGAATGTCAACTAAGAAGAATGTGCCTGTGTCCAAGGTTGCCCACAAGTGCTTTGTGGAGGTCAATGAGGAAGGCACAGAGGCTGCCGCAGCCACTGCTGTGGTCAGGAATTCCCGGTGTAGCAGAATGGAGCCAAGATTCTGTGCAGACCACCCTTTCCTTTTCTTCGTCAGGCACCACAAAACCAACGGCATCTTTTTCTGTGGCAGGTTCTCTTCTCCGTAA